In one window of Cryptococcus neoformans var. neoformans JEC21 chromosome 7 sequence DNA:
- a CDS encoding expressed protein, translating to MPSLAESLDALAHHSEQIAYLSTLNTAPPGPFTTAYLHLPPPHLSHLGKGNVLELIRDASDAERRLFKFVGESNLPGVIGGGGNKRVEKREGGVVTPLKELKRGGGGGGGGGGGTEKDEVEVMLRTALKLVDDYRPMPRARAHVINLLDQHHRNLDRLAELEMLIAEANRPVDIPASPSHQPEEAEEPRQEPVKLTPEEAIKAEEAALRALEAKIIPLRRGSQPSQDEQPLKPQDMVPPVGKNIPQSPPSSQLQSQFESQPTPSQAQSAPAQPRTPGRSMPHVTNSLVNATPRHAIERLERAERIDRFSPLKLITPRAPGTLRGEGIFGRRIGSSSASSSKLGAGLGTSMLGKRSDEGAAGTSHTPAPVAADAPPAPLEVAPDQNPAGEDPDETVRLTQAPSPSSPIKTAAAEFQPSSPPKKVHLPVEELVQPVLDTDVLAQTPQIYADNKLDGVDTDAEAVKAGVEKIWSNVGDLMRQGLENGQTVEKDTASSVRHLIHLSNSNLPPPPSPSTSSSLSSLSHGGLPPPKPITSETILFAHLFLSILRASSSSEGSPGEVDMNEVKEFLGNVAKERGWDGAGGLGTKVIYAAVGKRVVKIERKGGGAGRVRFAD from the exons ATGCCTTCCCTGGCAGAGTCGCTCGATGCCCTCGCGCATCACTCCGAACAGATCGCCTACCTATCAACCCTCAACACTGCTCCCCCAGGCCCGTTCACCACCGCCTATCTCCACCTGCCCCCTCCCCACCTCTCCCATCTCGGAAAAGGAAACGTCCTCGAACTCATCCGCGATGCATCGGATGCAGAGCGGAGGCTCTTCAAGTTTGTAGGGGAGAGCAATTTGCCTGGTGTCAttggcggaggaggaaataAACGGGTcgaaaagagggaaggTGGGGTAGTGACGCCGTTGAAAGAGTTGAagcgtggtggtggtggaggtggtggtggcggaggaggaactGAGAAAGACGAGGTGGAAGTCATGCTGAGGACGGCATTGAAACTTGTTGATGACTA TCGCCCCATGCCGAGGGCGAGAGCGCATGTCATCAATCTCTTGGATCAACACCATCGGAACTTGGATCGGCTGGCAGAGCTTGAGATGCTTATTGCTGAA GCGAACAGACCGGTCGATATTCCTGCTTCTCCGTCCCATCAAcctgaagaagcagaagaaccTCGACAGGAACCTGTAAAACTCACGCCCGAAGAAGCTATcaaggcagaagaagcggcTCTTCGAGCGTTGGAAGCTAAAATAATACCTTTGCGTCGTGGTTCTCAACCGTCGCAAGACGAGCAACCATTGAAGCCACAAGATATGGTCCCGCCAGTGGGCAAAAACATTCCTCAATCacctccatcatcccaaCTTCAATCTCAGTTCGAATCTCAGCCCACACCGTCTCAAGCGCAAtctgctcctgctcaacCTCGTACTCCTGGCCGCTCCATGCCGCATGTCACCAACTCACTCGTCAATGCCACGCCACGTCATGCTATTGAAAGATTGGAAAGGGCAGAGAGGATCGACAGATTTAGCCCGTTGAAGCTGATCACGCCGCGGGCGCCGGGGACTCTGAGAGGAGAGGGCATCTTTGGTAGACGGATAGGGTCTTCGTCTGCGTCAAGCTCGAAACTTGGGGCAGGGTTGGGCACCTCGATGCTGGGCAAGAGATCAGATGAAGGAGCGGCGGGGACCTCGCATACGCCTGCACCGGTTGCCGCTGATGCTCCACCAGCGCCATTGGAAGTTGCGCCCGATCAAAATCCCGCTGGTGAAGACCCCGATGAGACGGTGAGGCTGACTCAAGCGCCATCGCCCTCAAGCCCCATCAAAACAGCTGCAGCAGAATTTCAGCCGTCCTCGCCACCCAAAAAGGTTCATTTGCCCGTTGAAGAACTTGTTCAACCGGTTCTCGATACAGATGTACTGGCTCAAACACCGCAAATTTACGCAGACAACAAGCTGGACGGGGTTGATACAGATGCCGAAGCTGTCAAAGCTGGCGTG GAAAAGATCTGGAGTAATGTAGGAGACCTTATGAGACAGGGACTTGAAAACGGTCAGACTGTGGAGAAGGACACGGCATCTTCAGT GAGGCATCTCATACATCTTTCCAACTCCAATCTccctccaccgccatcTCCAAGcacatcctcttccctctcttcacTCTCCCACGGCGGTCTACCTCCACCAAAGCCTATAACCTCTGAAACAATCCTATTTGCCCACTTgttcctctccatccttcgcGCCTCGTCCAGTTCGGAAGGGTCACCTGGGGAAGTGGACATGAATGAGGTGAAGGAGTTCCTTGGGAATGTtgcaaaggaaagaggatgggaCGGAGCCGGAGGTCTGGGAACAAAGGTTATCTATGCGGCAGTGGGTAAGAGAGTGGTCAAGAttgagaggaagggaggaggagctggtAGGGTTAGGTTTGCAGATTGA
- a CDS encoding phosphoglycerate kinase, putative has protein sequence MSLSSKLNITDVDLKGERVLIRVDFNVPMDKEGKITNPARIVAALPTIKYAIDNGAKSVILMSHLGRPDGSPNPKYSLKPVASKLSELLSKDVKFLPECVGDEVKSEVLKGENGQVFLLENLRFHIEEEGKGKKGDEKVKADPAAVKKFREQLTELGTVYINDAFGTAHRAHSSMVGVQLPKRAAGFLMKKELEYFAKVLEKPERPFLAILGGAKVADKIQLIENMLDQVNTLIICGGMSFTFKKTLDNVEIGTSLFDEAGSKQVKDLVEKAKKNNVKLVFPVDYVTADKFDKDAKTGSATDESGIPSDWMGLDCGPKSRELFAQTVAEAKTILWNGPAGVFEFPAFASGSNALLEACIKAAKNGSTVIVGGGDTATLVAQAGKEDELSHVSTGGGASLELLEGKTLPGVAELSEKK, from the exons AtgtctctctcttccaagctCAACATTACCGACGTCGACCTCAAGGGCGAGAGGGTCCTCATCCGTGTCGACTTTAACGTCCC CATGGACAAGGAGGGCAAGATCACCAACCCTGCT CGTATCGTTGCGGCTCTCCCCACCATCAAGTACGCCATTGACAACG GCGCCAAGTCTGTCATCCTCATGTCCCATCTTGGCCGACCTGACGGTTCCCCCAACCCCAAGTACTCTCTCAAGCCCGTTGCTTCCAAGCTCTCTGAGCTTCTCTCCAAGGACGTCAAGTTTCTTCCCGAGTGTGTCGGTGACGAGGTCAAGAGCGAGGTTCTTAAGGGTGAGAACGGCCAGGTCTTCCTTTTGGAGAACTTGCGATTCCACatcgaggaggagggtaagggcaagaagggcgaCGAAAAGGTCAAGGCCGACCCTGCGGCCGTCAAGAAGTTCCGAGAGCAGCTCACTGAACTCGGTACTGTCTACATTAACGATGC CTTTGGTACTGCCCACCGAGCCCACTCCTCCATGGTCGGTGTCCAGCTCCCCAAGCGAGCTGCTGGCTTCCtcatgaagaaggagctcGAGTACTTTGCCAAGGTCCTTGAAAAGCCCGAGAGGcctttccttgccatcctcgGTGGTGCCAAGGTCGCCGACAAGATCCAATTGATTGAGAACATGCTCGACCAGGTTAACACTTTGATCATCTGCGGTGGCATGTCTTTCACTTTCAAGAAGACCCTTGACAATGTCGAG ATTGGTACCTCCTTGTTCGACGAAGCTGGCTCCAAGCAGGTCAAGGACCTTGttgagaaggccaagaagaacaacGTCAAGCTTGTCTTCCCCGTTGACTATGTCACCGCCGACAAATTTGACAAGGACGCCAAG ACCGGCTCTGCTACTGACGAGTCTGGTATCCCCTCTGACTGGATGGGTCTCGACTGTGGACCCAAGTCCCGAGAACTCTTTGCTCAGACCGTTGCTGAGGCCAAGACCATCCTCTGGAACGGCCCCGCCGGTGTCTTTGAGTTCCCTGCGTTTGCCAGCGGCTCCAACGCCCTCCTCGAAGCCTGTATCAAGGCCGCCAAGAACGGCTCCACTGTCATcgttggtggtggtgacaCTGCTACCCTTGTTGCTCAGGCCGGtaaggaggatgaattGAGCCACGTCTCCACTGGTGGCGGTGCTTCTTTGGAGTTGTTGGAAGGCAAGACTTTGCCCGGTGTTGCCGAGTTGTCTGAGAAGAAGTAA
- a CDS encoding cytochrome-c oxidase, putative, translated as MPVAPVVGKLRKRLITDLTASIGIGLAGAYTFWYTVHLPMVKRRDDYYLRLEQAKSS; from the exons ATGCCCGTCGCTCCTGTTGTTGGCAAG CTCCGAAAGAGGCTCATCACTGACCTTACCGCCTC CATCGGTATCGGTCTCGCCGGCGCCTACACCTTTTGGTACACTGTCCACCTCCCCATGG TCAAGAGGCGTGACGACTACTACCTCCGTCTCGAACAGGCCAAGTCTTCTTAA
- a CDS encoding phosphoglycerate kinase, putative, with protein sequence MRSKSLVFRVAIYIIPLIISAYLFLPYPNKHSYSIVAMSLSSKLNITDVDLKGERVLIRVDFNVPMDKEGKITNPARIVAALPTIKYAIDNGAKSVILMSHLGRPDGSPNPKYSLKPVASKLSELLSKDVKFLPECVGDEVKSEVLKGENGQVFLLENLRFHIEEEGKGKKGDEKVKADPAAVKKFREQLTELGTVYINDAFGTAHRAHSSMVGVQLPKRAAGFLMKKELEYFAKVLEKPERPFLAILGGAKVADKIQLIENMLDQVNTLIICGGMSFTFKKTLDNVEIGTSLFDEAGSKQVKDLVEKAKKNNVKLVFPVDYVTADKFDKDAKTGSATDESGIPSDWMGLDCGPKSRELFAQTVAEAKTILWNGPAGVFEFPAFASGSNALLEACIKAAKNGSTVIVGGGDTATLVAQAGKEDELSHVSTGGGASLELLEGKTLPGVAELSEKK encoded by the exons ATGCGCTCAAAATCGCTTGTCTTCCGTGTCGCTATATACATCATCCCACTTATAATATCTGCctatctctttcttccttatcCAAACAAACACTCTTATTCCATAGTCGCAAtgtctctctcttccaagctCAACATTACCGACGTCGACCTCAAGGGCGAGAGGGTCCTCATCCGTGTCGACTTTAACGTCCC CATGGACAAGGAGGGCAAGATCACCAACCCTGCT CGTATCGTTGCGGCTCTCCCCACCATCAAGTACGCCATTGACAACG GCGCCAAGTCTGTCATCCTCATGTCCCATCTTGGCCGACCTGACGGTTCCCCCAACCCCAAGTACTCTCTCAAGCCCGTTGCTTCCAAGCTCTCTGAGCTTCTCTCCAAGGACGTCAAGTTTCTTCCCGAGTGTGTCGGTGACGAGGTCAAGAGCGAGGTTCTTAAGGGTGAGAACGGCCAGGTCTTCCTTTTGGAGAACTTGCGATTCCACatcgaggaggagggtaagggcaagaagggcgaCGAAAAGGTCAAGGCCGACCCTGCGGCCGTCAAGAAGTTCCGAGAGCAGCTCACTGAACTCGGTACTGTCTACATTAACGATGC CTTTGGTACTGCCCACCGAGCCCACTCCTCCATGGTCGGTGTCCAGCTCCCCAAGCGAGCTGCTGGCTTCCtcatgaagaaggagctcGAGTACTTTGCCAAGGTCCTTGAAAAGCCCGAGAGGcctttccttgccatcctcgGTGGTGCCAAGGTCGCCGACAAGATCCAATTGATTGAGAACATGCTCGACCAGGTTAACACTTTGATCATCTGCGGTGGCATGTCTTTCACTTTCAAGAAGACCCTTGACAATGTCGAG ATTGGTACCTCCTTGTTCGACGAAGCTGGCTCCAAGCAGGTCAAGGACCTTGttgagaaggccaagaagaacaacGTCAAGCTTGTCTTCCCCGTTGACTATGTCACCGCCGACAAATTTGACAAGGACGCCAAG ACCGGCTCTGCTACTGACGAGTCTGGTATCCCCTCTGACTGGATGGGTCTCGACTGTGGACCCAAGTCCCGAGAACTCTTTGCTCAGACCGTTGCTGAGGCCAAGACCATCCTCTGGAACGGCCCCGCCGGTGTCTTTGAGTTCCCTGCGTTTGCCAGCGGCTCCAACGCCCTCCTCGAAGCCTGTATCAAGGCCGCCAAGAACGGCTCCACTGTCATcgttggtggtggtgacaCTGCTACCCTTGTTGCTCAGGCCGGtaaggaggatgaattGAGCCACGTCTCCACTGGTGGCGGTGCTTCTTTGGAGTTGTTGGAAGGCAAGACTTTGCCCGGTGTTGCCGAGTTGTCTGAGAAGAAGTAA